TACGCGACGCCCAGCTGATCGGCGAGACGTGCAACCAATATGAGCATTTTACCAAGCAGGGCTGAATCGCTCTCGGTACAGTTCGAGAGCGTCTCGATGTGCTTGCGCGGTATCACGAGCACATGCGTTTCGGCCGCCGGACGGATGTCGCGGAACGCGACGAACTCGTCGTCTTCGTGGACTTTCGTCGACGGGATCTCGCCCGCGGCGATCTTGCAGAACAGGCAATTGGGATCGTGGCTCATGGTCTAGGTGGACAGCGAACGCGGTGCTGCTCAGAACCAGCCGCGTGGATTCGTCAGCGGCTTGTTGTCGTACAGATACAGCCAGCCTTTGATGATACGGTACAAGGTCCATATCGCGACAGCCCACAGAATAGGCACGCCGATCAGCACGATGAACAGCGCAACGCCGATCAGATGCCCGATCAGTCCCATCCAGAACGTGCGGATCTGCCAGTCGAAATGCGCTTCGTATGGCGTGCCAATGGTCTCAGGCCGCTTGATGTAGTTGATGATGATCGCGACCAGCACCGAGATGCCGCCCGTCAGCCAGTACACGGCATAGAGCGCGTAGATGATGTGCGTCAGCGTGCGCAGGCTGCGCTGCCGGTCGATTTCGACTGCGCTCTGATACGACGGTGGCGGATAACCGCCGTGCGACTGTTCCATGCTTGCGTCCTCCTGGAGCGTGCGAATGGATACTGTTGCTGTGCCGGTGCTGCGTGTCTCGTCTCTTCGCCGTGTTTCGCCGCGCGTGCATCTGCGCGCGCGGTCATGTCCTGCGCGTGCTCAGTCGCCGTTCTGCTCGCGCTCGCGGCTCTTGCGCAATGCTTTTTCTTCGATGCCCGACAGCCCTTCGCGGCGTTCCAGTTCGGCCAGAACGTCGGCGGGATTCAGGTCGAAGTGCGACAGCATCACGAGGCAATGAAACCACAGATCGGCCACTTCGCCGACCAGCGCCTTGCGCTCCGCACCGAGGCGCACGTCCTTCGCGGCCAGCACGACTTCCGTGGCTTCCTCGCCGATCTTCTTCAGCACCGCGTCGTCGCCCTTATGGAACAGGCGCGACACGTACGAAGCGTCAGGATCGCCGCCCTTGCGGCTGTCGATAACGGCAGCGAGACGCCGAAGCGTATCGTTCGTCGATTGCGAGTTTTGCGTCATTTGTAGATGTGTTCGGGGTCTTTCAGC
This is a stretch of genomic DNA from Paraburkholderia caribensis. It encodes these proteins:
- a CDS encoding histidine triad nucleotide-binding protein translates to MSHDPNCLFCKIAAGEIPSTKVHEDDEFVAFRDIRPAAETHVLVIPRKHIETLSNCTESDSALLGKMLILVARLADQLGVAYKGGQTGFRTVINTGPGGGQEVYHLHAHLLAGPRPWLRMG
- a CDS encoding DUF4870 family protein, coding for MEQSHGGYPPPSYQSAVEIDRQRSLRTLTHIIYALYAVYWLTGGISVLVAIIINYIKRPETIGTPYEAHFDWQIRTFWMGLIGHLIGVALFIVLIGVPILWAVAIWTLYRIIKGWLYLYDNKPLTNPRGWF
- a CDS encoding phosphoribosyl-ATP diphosphatase, which encodes MTQNSQSTNDTLRRLAAVIDSRKGGDPDASYVSRLFHKGDDAVLKKIGEEATEVVLAAKDVRLGAERKALVGEVADLWFHCLVMLSHFDLNPADVLAELERREGLSGIEEKALRKSREREQNGD